The following coding sequences lie in one Cannabis sativa cultivar Pink pepper isolate KNU-18-1 chromosome 5, ASM2916894v1, whole genome shotgun sequence genomic window:
- the LOC133038133 gene encoding uncharacterized protein LOC133038133, translating to MPPRRSVRVGRGRGQGQGRDDGGINEPPQAPQGWEERIATLEGIIHRQDEELRQLRRQPEQPVQIRQDAENRDPPAAVVYPATEARHELLAERFRKQHPPEFEGGIDPVVAEEWISRIESILQMLRVDGNDRVKCASYMLRKDARIWWEVVEQTKDVDTMNWDDFKRVFNEKYYNSAVLAAKVDEFTGLVQGSLTVTEYAQKFDRLAKFAPDLVPTDRVRAHRFVEGLKPMVARDVEIVSRGQFSYAQVVEMALTAERSENKIWKENAARRESKKGGANSNDHKKRGQDQSGQPSQDKRYKSDNDQRFNGSSGRNIPECPKCTKRHLGECRAKACYKCGKEGHIKRNCPLWGRSGNRAEPKKDDKYVPARVFAITQANRGRSFGCIRSDSYGQHHL from the coding sequence atgcctcctagaaggtcagttagagtgggtcgaggtcgaggccaaggccaaggccgAGATGATGGAGGGATTAATGAACCACCTCAAGCACCACAGGGATGGGAAGAGCGCATTGCCACACTGGAAGGAATCATTCATAGGCAGGATGAAGAACTTCGTCAGCTGAGACGTCAACCGGAGCAGCCAGTCCAAATAAGGCAGGATGCAGAAAATAGAGACCCACCAGCTGCAGTGGTATATCCTGCTACAGAGGCTAGACATGAGTTGTTAGCAGAGAGATTTCGGAAACAACACCCACCTGAGTTTGAGGGAGGCATAGACCCGGTAGTGGCTGAGGAGTGGATAAGTCGCATAGAAAGCATTTTGCAGATGCTAAGAGTGGATGGGAATGACCGAGTGAAGTGTGCATCTTACATGCTGAGGAAAGATGCTCGTATCTGgtgggaggtggtggaacaaacaaaggatgtagataccatgaactgggacgatttcaaaagggtctttaatgagaagtattataactcAGCAGTTCTAGCAGCAAAGGTCGATGAATTTACTGGGTTAGTCCAAGGGAGTCTTACTGTGactgagtatgcacaaaaatttgaTAGATTGGCAAAATTCGCTCCAGATCTGGTACCTACTGATAGAGTGCGAGCACATCGATTTGTGGAGGGCCTGAAACCAATGGTTGCTCGAGATGTGGAAATTGTGTCAAGGGGTCAATTCAGTTATGCTCAAGTTGTCGAAATGGCTCTTACGGCGGAGCGGAGtgaaaacaaaatttggaaggaaaatgctgCCAGGAGAGAATCTAAGAAAGGTGGAGCCAATTCTAATGACCACAAGAAACGGGGACAGGACCAGTCCGGGCAGCCAAGTCAAGACAAGAGGTACAAAAGTGATAACGACCAACGATTTAATGGCAGCAGTGGGCGAAACATTCCAGAATGCCCTAAATGTACCAAACGTCATCTCGGCGAGTGTCGCGCAAAAGCATGCTACAAATGTGGAAAAGAAGGACACATCAAACGCAATTGCCCACTGTGGGGACGGAGCGGGAATAGAGCGGAACCCAAGAAAGATGACAAGTATGTTCCGGCCCGAGTTTTTGCCATCACTCAAGCGAACCGAGGCCGGTCCTTCGGTTGTATCAGGTCAGATTCCTATGGCCAACACCACTTGTAa